Proteins encoded together in one Miscanthus floridulus cultivar M001 chromosome 16, ASM1932011v1, whole genome shotgun sequence window:
- the LOC136510877 gene encoding uncharacterized protein, translating to MADYFSGFDLNIRVEDEENGNLPWDLNDDNELEDDDGNTEFHLAEHEDDDGNTEFHLAEHEDDDGDAFFDLNEPPLEHGNGIDLNLPLDEFGAVDFDYLHNPAEQVNQPKHDYSDHTRQQVYQALLMRSKNGKLGKHDTRIVGDQFGVHIRTVQRIWKQDFNILDLGFFRAIQAIQYSKNAKTMKDLIPVVQQAFLEYSPWRANRIFVTLQTVLKEAMKIKGCNNIKIPHLNKQRLEREDRLPLQIPCEPSLLAEAIANLPA from the exons ATGGCTGATTACTTCTCTGGCTTCGATCTCAACATTCGTGTAGAAGATGAAGAGAACGGCAACCTGCCGTGGGATCTCAACGACGACAACG AGCTTGAAGATGACGACGGCAACACTGAGTTTCATCTCGCAGAGCATGAAGATGACGACGGCAACACTGAGTTTCATCTCGCAGAGCATGAAGATGATGACGGTGACGCTTTTTTTGATCTCAACGAGCCTCCGTTGGAGCATGGCAACG GAATTGACTTGAACTTGCCACTAGATGAATTTGGAGCTGTAGATTTTGATTATTTACATAACCCCGCTG AACAAGTAAACCAACCGAAGCATGACTATTCTGATCATACAAGACAACAAGTGTACCAAGCACTATTGATGAGAAGCAAGAATGGGAAACTAGGCAAGCACGATACAAGAATTGTTGGTGATCAATTTGGAGTACATATTCGAACAGTTCAGCGCATATGGAAGCAAG ATTTTAATATTCTAGATTTGGGTTTCTTTCGAGCTATCCAAGCTATTCAATACAGCAAAAATGCTAAGACAATGAAAGATCTAATTCCGGTAGTGCAGCAG GCATTCTTGGAGTACAGTCCATGGAGAGCAAACAGGATATTTGTAACACTACAAACTGTTTTGAAGGAAGCGATGAAGATTAAAGGTTGCAACAATATAAAGATTCCTCACTTGAACAAACAAAGACTAGAGAGGGAAGATAGGCTGCCATTGCAAATCCCTTGTGAACCTTCCTTGCTAGCTGAAGCAATTGCAAATCTCCCTGCTTGA